The proteins below come from a single Isoptericola dokdonensis DS-3 genomic window:
- a CDS encoding FtsX-like permease family protein: MPLAARRALARRGLLALVALLVVVVATTGGAALGLLTATTTASARAALGGTDPAALVVTTRVADDPAAQEAGLTAAVDDLFGGAPVRVARTESAAEGDAPFVVWTLTPDLSALVPDDLAGLAAGSVALRDTLRQDDAVAVRGITVTGDLGERAAVELAALGAARAVVTVPLALLLLVSLVALAQVGRVLAGARENEVEILVARGASPRRLVAAAAVEAVVVGVPAAALGTGLAALLLTGRGPWTPGPPVAAGAVTALAAVAVLTGVVAAQARAVAARGARDRSGRLRQAATAGTVVAVAAVALLGLLRLRSLGSPAVPGGQGVADPLAAAGPAVALVALGLAVLVLLGPATRAWATLAARGPRLTGVLVARRTARGLRLAVVPVVLLVLAIGSAVLAGAYAGTEEAAREGAAVQAVGTDVRVAVPGPGTAGAMLGPSAPPPDATAFAALPGAAAAAPALVGDATVQGEDVGATALPADAVPGVVRTPGAATIADPLRGTDPFAGAPVLPDDASGLELVLAGSVTPDLAAAEIAEVQDADVAPTVAVTLWLVAPDGTLTVLDAGSPALGTAGERTRLSVPVEDLPAGSRLAAVGLDLGPAVVPTRVDVRLEALTARTAAGEVPVDLDAGWTPVGTAPADDLDDGRVPRFTTTLTSPAPSWARLVAGSSDPGPGVPALVTDAAAARWDATAGDVVEVTWAGTAVPLEVVGTVAEVPGQSRAAAVLVDLGTLDAALLRTAPGLPRPGEVWVAATSPDAVPALAQDAAATARAAAPEPGTVTVTTVADAAGADAGSPVRLVFLVVAAGAVLVALLGLAAVAVTTTAGRRAEVVVLRALGVPPRAQGAGRALELGVVAVAGTLSGLLAGGVVAVLAVPGLVAGVVPGTAAPVAVLPGPVLVAVLAAVGGSAVVAGAVAAVVAAQARDTDYRPEVR, from the coding sequence GTGCCGCTCGCGGCGCGGCGCGCGCTCGCCCGCCGGGGGCTGCTCGCCCTGGTCGCCCTGCTCGTGGTCGTCGTCGCGACCACGGGCGGGGCGGCCCTCGGTCTGCTCACCGCGACGACGACGGCGTCCGCCCGGGCGGCGCTGGGTGGGACCGACCCGGCGGCCCTCGTCGTGACGACGCGGGTCGCTGACGACCCCGCCGCCCAGGAGGCGGGCCTCACCGCCGCCGTCGACGACCTCTTCGGCGGCGCGCCCGTGCGCGTGGCGCGCACCGAGTCCGCCGCGGAGGGCGACGCGCCGTTCGTGGTGTGGACCCTGACCCCTGACCTCTCCGCGCTGGTCCCGGACGACCTCGCGGGGCTCGCGGCGGGCAGCGTCGCGCTGCGCGACACCCTGCGCCAGGACGACGCGGTCGCCGTCCGCGGGATCACGGTCACCGGTGACCTGGGGGAGCGGGCGGCGGTCGAGCTCGCCGCCCTCGGCGCGGCGCGCGCCGTCGTCACCGTCCCGCTGGCCCTGCTGCTCCTCGTGTCGCTCGTCGCGCTGGCCCAGGTCGGCCGGGTGCTCGCGGGGGCGCGGGAGAACGAGGTCGAGATCCTCGTCGCGCGGGGGGCGTCCCCGCGTCGCCTCGTGGCGGCCGCGGCGGTGGAGGCGGTGGTCGTGGGCGTGCCGGCGGCGGCGCTCGGGACCGGGCTGGCCGCGCTGCTGCTCACCGGCCGGGGCCCGTGGACGCCCGGTCCGCCGGTGGCCGCCGGGGCCGTGACGGCACTCGCGGCCGTCGCCGTGCTCACGGGGGTCGTCGCGGCGCAGGCCCGTGCGGTGGCCGCCCGCGGTGCGCGGGACCGGTCGGGACGGCTGCGGCAGGCGGCGACCGCGGGCACGGTGGTCGCCGTGGCGGCGGTCGCGCTGCTGGGCCTGCTGCGGCTGCGCAGCCTCGGCTCGCCGGCGGTCCCCGGCGGGCAGGGCGTGGCGGACCCGCTGGCGGCCGCGGGCCCGGCGGTCGCCCTCGTCGCGCTCGGCCTGGCCGTGCTCGTGCTGCTCGGCCCGGCCACCCGGGCCTGGGCCACCCTCGCCGCGCGCGGCCCGCGCCTCACGGGGGTTCTCGTGGCACGGCGGACGGCGCGCGGGCTGCGGCTCGCCGTCGTGCCGGTCGTGCTGCTCGTGCTCGCCATCGGTTCGGCGGTCCTGGCCGGGGCGTACGCCGGGACGGAGGAGGCGGCCCGCGAGGGTGCCGCCGTGCAGGCGGTCGGCACCGACGTGCGGGTCGCCGTGCCGGGGCCCGGCACGGCCGGGGCCATGCTGGGTCCGTCGGCCCCGCCGCCCGACGCGACGGCGTTCGCCGCCCTCCCCGGGGCCGCGGCGGCCGCACCCGCACTCGTCGGCGACGCGACGGTGCAGGGCGAGGACGTGGGGGCCACCGCCCTGCCCGCGGACGCCGTCCCCGGCGTCGTGCGCACTCCCGGCGCGGCGACGATCGCGGACCCCCTGCGCGGGACCGACCCGTTCGCGGGCGCGCCGGTGCTCCCCGACGACGCCAGCGGCCTCGAGCTCGTCCTCGCCGGCAGCGTCACGCCGGACCTCGCGGCCGCCGAGATCGCCGAGGTGCAGGACGCGGACGTCGCGCCGACCGTCGCCGTCACGCTCTGGCTCGTCGCGCCCGACGGCACGCTGACGGTGCTCGACGCGGGCTCGCCCGCGCTCGGCACGGCGGGGGAGCGGACCCGCCTGTCCGTGCCGGTCGAGGACCTGCCCGCCGGGTCCCGGCTCGCCGCCGTCGGCCTCGACCTCGGCCCGGCCGTCGTGCCGACCCGGGTGGACGTCCGGCTGGAGGCCCTGACCGCGCGGACCGCGGCCGGGGAGGTCCCCGTCGACCTCGACGCCGGCTGGACGCCGGTCGGTACCGCGCCCGCCGACGACCTCGACGACGGACGGGTGCCGCGGTTCACCACGACCCTCACCTCGCCCGCACCGTCGTGGGCGCGCCTGGTGGCCGGGTCGTCGGACCCGGGCCCGGGCGTCCCCGCCCTCGTGACCGACGCGGCCGCAGCCCGGTGGGACGCCACCGCCGGCGACGTCGTCGAGGTGACGTGGGCGGGCACCGCGGTGCCGCTGGAGGTCGTCGGCACGGTCGCCGAGGTCCCCGGCCAGTCCCGTGCCGCCGCCGTCCTCGTCGACCTCGGCACCCTCGATGCGGCACTGCTGCGCACCGCCCCCGGCCTGCCCCGGCCGGGCGAGGTCTGGGTGGCCGCGACCTCGCCGGACGCCGTCCCGGCGCTCGCGCAGGACGCCGCGGCCACGGCACGGGCCGCAGCGCCGGAGCCCGGCACAGTGACGGTCACGACGGTCGCCGACGCCGCCGGGGCGGACGCGGGCTCCCCGGTGCGGCTCGTGTTCCTCGTCGTCGCCGCCGGCGCGGTGCTCGTCGCGCTGCTCGGGCTCGCCGCCGTCGCCGTCACGACGACGGCGGGCCGCCGCGCCGAGGTGGTCGTGCTGCGCGCGCTGGGCGTGCCGCCGCGGGCGCAGGGGGCGGGGCGGGCGCTCGAGCTCGGTGTCGTCGCCGTTGCCGGGACCCTCTCCGGGCTGCTCGCCGGGGGCGTGGTCGCGGTGCTCGCCGTGCCGGGCCTGGTCGCGGGCGTCGTGCCGGGGACGGCCGCCCCCGTCGCCGTCCTGCCGGGGCCCGTCCTGGTCGCCGTCCTCGCCGCCGTCGGCGGGTCCGCCGTGGTCGCCGGGGCCGTCGCCGCCGTCGTCGCGGCCCAGGCCCGCGACACCGACTACCGTCCGGAGGTGCGATGA
- a CDS encoding ABC transporter ATP-binding protein, with the protein MTTLDITSSSEPTTPGDAVLEFTDLRVTFGTEFGDVHAVKGISLEVHPGEVVALVGESGSGKSVTSTTALGLLPGNARVSGSVRVGDKIVTELDPSGLRKLRGNDVAMVFQEPMTALNPVLTIGDQLTESLQLHGLAYGKQATARAAELLRMVGIPEPERRLKQYPHELSGGQRQRVVIAMAISCDPKVIIADEPTTALDVTVQADILDLLRSLKDKLDTGILLITHNMGVVADMADRVAVMYKGDLVEQGTAEQVLTDPQHEYTKRLLAAVPRLGEGTGQDDTAVAKAVESENVDAGVPALTLDNLVIEYHRLGKPAFRAVDDVSFTVGAGEIVGLVGESGSGKSTIGKCALGLIPAVSGAVRILDQDYARLSKKELKALRRRIGVVFQDPAASINPRFPVGEAIAEPLVVHEVGDAKSRQKRVLELLDAVELPRSFYNRYPHELSGGQRQRVSIARALTLEPELLVADEPTSALDVSVQAAVLDMFTSLQQEFGFACLFVSHDLAVIDMLAHRVVVLQNGRIVEQGTRDEVLRQPRQDYTRRLLAAAPVPHPGQQKQRREDRHRLLAELGDEVVELRVDEAPADRKVPGSEGGNPLGTGAFHGG; encoded by the coding sequence ATGACCACCCTCGACATCACCTCGTCGTCCGAGCCCACCACCCCGGGCGACGCCGTCCTGGAGTTCACCGACCTGCGCGTGACGTTCGGCACCGAGTTCGGTGACGTCCACGCCGTCAAGGGCATCTCCCTGGAGGTGCACCCGGGCGAGGTCGTGGCCCTCGTGGGCGAGTCCGGGTCCGGCAAGTCCGTGACCTCGACGACGGCGCTCGGTCTGCTGCCCGGCAACGCGCGGGTCTCCGGGTCGGTGCGCGTGGGCGACAAGATCGTCACGGAGCTCGACCCGTCCGGCCTGCGCAAGCTGCGCGGCAACGACGTGGCCATGGTGTTCCAGGAGCCGATGACGGCGCTCAACCCGGTGCTGACCATCGGTGACCAGCTCACCGAGTCGCTCCAGCTGCACGGGCTCGCCTACGGCAAGCAGGCCACCGCCCGCGCCGCCGAGCTGCTGCGCATGGTCGGCATCCCGGAGCCGGAGCGGCGTCTCAAGCAGTACCCGCACGAGCTGTCCGGGGGGCAGCGCCAGCGCGTCGTCATCGCCATGGCGATCTCCTGCGACCCCAAGGTGATCATCGCCGACGAGCCCACCACGGCCCTCGACGTCACCGTGCAGGCCGACATCCTCGACCTGCTGCGCTCGCTCAAGGACAAGCTCGACACCGGCATCCTGCTCATCACCCACAACATGGGCGTCGTGGCCGACATGGCCGACCGCGTCGCGGTGATGTACAAGGGTGACCTCGTCGAGCAGGGCACGGCGGAGCAGGTGCTCACGGACCCCCAGCACGAGTACACCAAGCGGCTGCTGGCCGCGGTGCCGCGCCTCGGCGAGGGCACCGGACAGGACGACACCGCGGTCGCGAAGGCCGTGGAGTCGGAGAACGTCGACGCCGGGGTGCCTGCCCTCACCCTCGACAACCTCGTCATCGAGTACCACCGCCTCGGCAAGCCGGCCTTCCGGGCCGTGGACGACGTGTCGTTCACCGTCGGCGCGGGCGAGATCGTCGGCCTGGTGGGCGAGTCCGGCTCGGGCAAGTCCACGATCGGCAAGTGCGCGCTCGGGCTCATCCCGGCCGTGTCCGGCGCCGTGCGGATCCTCGACCAGGACTACGCGCGGCTCAGCAAGAAGGAGCTCAAGGCGCTGCGTCGCCGCATCGGCGTCGTGTTCCAGGACCCGGCCGCCTCGATCAACCCCCGGTTCCCGGTGGGCGAGGCCATCGCCGAGCCCCTGGTCGTGCACGAGGTGGGCGACGCGAAGTCGCGGCAGAAGCGGGTGCTGGAGCTGCTCGACGCCGTCGAGCTGCCCCGCTCGTTCTACAACCGCTACCCGCACGAGCTCTCCGGCGGTCAGCGCCAGCGCGTCTCCATCGCGCGGGCGCTCACGCTGGAGCCGGAGCTGCTGGTCGCCGACGAGCCGACGTCCGCGCTCGACGTGTCCGTGCAGGCCGCCGTGCTGGACATGTTCACCAGCCTCCAGCAGGAGTTCGGGTTCGCCTGCCTGTTCGTCAGCCACGACCTCGCGGTCATCGACATGCTGGCGCACCGGGTCGTCGTGCTGCAGAACGGTCGCATCGTCGAGCAGGGCACGCGCGACGAGGTGCTGCGCCAGCCGCGGCAGGACTACACGCGCCGCCTGCTCGCCGCCGCGCCCGTGCCGCACCCCGGGCAGCAGAAGCAGCGTCGTGAGGACCGGCACCGGCTGCTCGCCGAGCTCGGTGACGAGGTCGTCGAGCTGCGCGTCGACGAGGCTCCGGCCGATCGCAAGGTCCCCGGCTCCGAGGGTGGCAACCCCCTCGGGACGGGCGCCTTCCACGGCGGCTGA
- a CDS encoding ABC transporter permease codes for MSDIRNSDPHGEDYQPILSVAGVDAQGGVGAGLDTAPLPGEEKSYSQGQLVRRRFFRHRGAIVAMIVLAVVVVVAFTSIGIGPIPGWWDKDPFSQYEKIGTGAPTWAHPFGQDTIGKDYFALVMLGTQKSIIIAFGVGLLSTVIGTVIGAVAGFYRGVVESLLMRLTDLLIVIPLLVLAAVLGKIATPWGIWGLTLMLGIVTWTGLARLVRGEVLSLRERDFVVAATAVGTGNSRIIFKHILPNAVGTIIVSATLAISSAILLETSLSFLGFGVQPPDTSLGLLISQYQTAFTTRPWLFWWPGLMILAIALSVNFIGDGLRDAFDPRQNRSKG; via the coding sequence ATGAGTGACATCAGGAACAGCGACCCGCACGGGGAGGACTACCAGCCGATCCTGTCGGTGGCCGGGGTCGACGCCCAGGGCGGCGTCGGCGCGGGCCTCGACACGGCCCCGCTGCCCGGCGAGGAGAAGTCGTACAGCCAGGGCCAGCTCGTCCGCCGCCGGTTCTTCCGGCACCGGGGCGCCATCGTCGCGATGATCGTGCTGGCCGTGGTCGTCGTCGTCGCGTTCACGTCGATCGGCATCGGCCCGATCCCCGGCTGGTGGGACAAGGACCCGTTCTCCCAGTACGAGAAGATCGGCACCGGCGCCCCGACCTGGGCGCACCCGTTCGGGCAGGACACGATCGGCAAGGACTACTTCGCCCTCGTCATGCTCGGCACGCAGAAGTCGATCATCATCGCGTTCGGCGTCGGCCTGCTCTCGACCGTGATCGGCACCGTGATCGGCGCCGTCGCCGGGTTCTACCGCGGCGTCGTCGAGTCGCTGCTCATGCGGCTCACCGACCTGCTCATCGTCATCCCGCTGCTGGTCCTCGCGGCCGTGCTCGGCAAGATCGCGACCCCGTGGGGCATCTGGGGCCTGACCCTCATGCTGGGCATCGTCACGTGGACCGGGCTCGCCCGGCTCGTGCGCGGCGAGGTGCTGTCCCTGCGCGAGCGCGACTTCGTCGTCGCCGCCACGGCGGTCGGCACCGGCAACAGCCGGATCATCTTCAAGCACATCCTGCCGAACGCGGTGGGCACGATCATCGTGTCGGCCACGCTGGCGATCTCCTCGGCGATCCTGCTGGAGACGTCCCTGAGCTTCCTCGGGTTCGGCGTGCAGCCGCCCGACACCTCGCTGGGCCTGCTCATCTCGCAGTACCAGACGGCGTTCACCACCCGACCCTGGCTGTTCTGGTGGCCGGGTCTGATGATCCTCGCCATCGCGCTGAGCGTGAACTTCATCGGCGACGGGCTGCGCGACGCGTTCGACCCGCGGCAGAACAGGAGCAAGGGCTGA
- a CDS encoding ABC transporter permease yields MLKFILRRLGVSVLVLWLASMLLYWLVTISGDPLKDLRESNAENKQQLIQARIDLMRLDDPWWERYWDWLKGVGGCFTGSCDLGTSINGQSVLDMTATAAGSTLRLVTLATLLAIVIGISLGILTAIRQYSGFDYVVTFLAFLFFSLPVFWAAVLLKEYGAIRFNDWIASGDMEPPMVLGIALLLAVVVPAVLGGTWKRRLATGAGVFVFVAVVLYVLNIFDWYRNPFFGIGMVLLTSLGAGVLMTALVAGFGNRRVLYGALTTAVVGTVSYLLFAGLLLEPSSWWVLIGLFAVAVVVSIGIGAAWGGYARKQAVLVAGVTGVITSLVIVFDILVANWSSFLALKSRPISTIGSQTPNFTGDFWESVLDTGMQLVLPTILLTLVSVASYSRYTRSSMLETMNQDYVRTARSKGLSERAVITKHAFRNALIPITTIVAFDFAALIGGAVITERVFGWKGMGAMFADALNAVDPAPVMAFFLVTGTAAIVMNMVADLAYAGLDPRIRR; encoded by the coding sequence GTGCTCAAGTTCATCCTCCGACGGCTCGGCGTCTCCGTCCTCGTCCTGTGGCTCGCGTCGATGCTCCTGTACTGGCTCGTGACGATCTCGGGCGACCCCCTGAAGGATCTGCGCGAGTCGAACGCCGAGAACAAGCAGCAGCTCATCCAGGCGCGCATCGACCTCATGCGGCTCGACGATCCCTGGTGGGAGCGGTACTGGGACTGGCTCAAGGGTGTGGGCGGCTGCTTCACGGGCTCGTGCGACCTCGGCACCAGCATCAACGGCCAGAGCGTGCTGGACATGACCGCCACCGCGGCCGGCTCCACCCTGCGCCTCGTTACCCTCGCCACGCTGCTGGCGATCGTCATCGGCATCTCGCTGGGCATCCTCACGGCCATCCGCCAGTACTCGGGCTTCGACTACGTGGTGACGTTCCTGGCCTTCCTCTTCTTCTCGCTGCCCGTCTTCTGGGCCGCGGTGCTCCTCAAGGAGTACGGCGCCATCCGGTTCAACGACTGGATCGCCAGCGGCGACATGGAACCACCGATGGTGCTGGGCATCGCGCTGCTGCTCGCGGTCGTCGTCCCGGCGGTCCTCGGCGGGACCTGGAAGCGTCGCCTCGCCACCGGTGCCGGTGTCTTCGTCTTCGTCGCGGTCGTGCTGTACGTGCTGAACATCTTCGACTGGTACCGCAACCCCTTCTTCGGCATCGGGATGGTGCTGCTGACGTCGCTCGGCGCCGGCGTGCTCATGACCGCGCTCGTCGCGGGCTTCGGCAACCGTCGGGTGCTCTACGGCGCGCTCACCACCGCGGTGGTCGGCACCGTCAGCTACCTGCTGTTCGCGGGCCTGCTGCTCGAGCCGAGCTCGTGGTGGGTGCTCATCGGCCTGTTCGCCGTGGCCGTCGTCGTCTCGATCGGCATCGGCGCCGCCTGGGGCGGCTACGCCCGCAAGCAGGCGGTGCTCGTCGCCGGGGTCACCGGCGTCATCACCTCCCTGGTGATCGTCTTCGACATCCTCGTGGCGAACTGGTCGAGCTTCCTCGCGCTGAAGTCGCGGCCGATCTCGACGATCGGCTCGCAGACCCCGAACTTCACCGGTGACTTCTGGGAGTCGGTGCTGGACACGGGCATGCAGCTCGTCCTGCCCACCATCCTGCTGACGCTCGTCTCCGTCGCGTCCTACTCGCGGTACACGCGCTCGTCGATGCTCGAGACGATGAACCAGGACTACGTGCGCACCGCGCGGTCCAAGGGCCTGTCCGAGCGGGCCGTGATCACCAAGCACGCGTTCCGCAACGCCCTCATCCCGATCACCACCATCGTGGCGTTCGACTTCGCGGCCCTCATCGGCGGCGCGGTCATCACCGAGCGCGTCTTCGGCTGGAAGGGCATGGGCGCGATGTTCGCCGACGCCCTCAACGCCGTCGACCCGGCGCCCGTCATGGCGTTCTTCCTCGTGACCGGTACGGCCGCGATCGTCATGAACATGGTCGCGGACCTCGCGTACGCCGGCCTCGACCCGCGGATCCGGCGGTGA